AAACTGGGCGATCGCCTTTACCACAAGGTCCGAAGTAATCACCTTGGTACCAAAAGCATCCAAAAACATGTCCGGGTACTCCGGGTGGGCATTTAGTTTTTTTTCCGCGTCGAGCCACATCTGGTGCATTTCTACCGGATTGGGCACCGGCTCAAGTGCCTGTTCTTCCAAGCCTTTGGACCGACCTTCCCAAAAGAAATCCTTACTCCAGATCACATTCATGATGGCTGATGCATTTCGGTTGCCTTCTATGCTGTCTATTCCTGTGCTGAACTGGCGGCCGCTATCAGAGAATGCATACTTCTGGGCATGGCAACCCGCACACGACAAGGTGCTGTCTGCCGACAGGATCGGATCGTAAAACAACCTTCTCCCCAGCGCGATCCCTTCTACCGTTGTGGGATTGTCAGGCGGAAACTGAATATCAGGAAATCCTGCAGGACGTAAAATGGTGTAAGGCGTGCCCGTGACCTCATCCTTAATAATGGTAAGATCATCATCGCGCATGAGATCATCTTTTTTGCATGCCCTTCCGAGCAATGCAACAACAATAATCAATGCTATGCTGATACGCTTCTTCATTTCTACTATCTCCACCCGTCAGCGTGCTTACACACTCCTGCGTCAGGGCATATATTCAAAGTTATTGATAAACCTGGTGTCTGTCAATGCCTCCAGAAAGTTAACCAAATCCTTCTTCTGTTGGGTCGTCAACGAGAATCCCTGAATCAATGAACTTTTATTGCGGTGTGGTTGTCCCCCGGACACATAGTGCTCAACCACGTCCTCCAGGGTAGCCAGTGAACCATCGTGCATATATGGTGGTGTCAGTGCCACATTCCTTAATGTAGGCACCCTGAACCGACCGACGTCCGAATCCTTTAATGTGATCCTGGCCCTACCGGTATCCACATACGTCAGGTAAAGACCATTGTTTTCAAACTGGTCATTTGTGAATCGGAACCCGGAATGACAGGAAGCACAATTCGCAGGTGCGCTGTTAAAAATATCCATGCCACGTATCTCGGAAGGTGTCAGCGCATTCTTATCTCCCTGAAAATGGTATTGGTCAACCCTGGAATCACCGCTGATCAGGGTTCGCTCAAAAGCAGCAAGGGCACGCGATAAGCCGAAGGCATCCGGCTCTCTTCCGAATACTTCGCGAAACAGTGCAGGATATTCGGGGTGCTGCTGCAGCCGCTGAACCGCTTCCAGCATGTTCAGGTTCATTTCAACCTCTCCCTGAATGGGCGCCAGCACCTGAATCTCGAGGGTCGGAACACCGCCGTCCATGAAAAAGAAGGGGCTATAGGCCAGGTTCGCAAGGGTGGGAGCATTCCTGAAGCCTGTCCCGCCATCAACACCTTCGCTCAACTGGCGGTCATCGGCAAAGGCAATAGCCTGCTTATGACACGTTCCACACGATACGGTGCTGTCTTTGGATAAAATCTTTTCAAAGAACAATCTTTTCCCCAGGGCGACCTTGCTTTTGGTCATCGGATTATCAGCCGGCACAGGCACCTCGGAAAAACCTTCGGGCAATGAGAAATGATAGGTATCGTCTATGGCGGGCTCCAACCCGGCATCCTTGGCGCAACCGGCCAATCCGCCCACTACAACTACCAATATGACCGCAACCCTTGTCCGCATAGCAATATCCGGCCGTTAATACATCGCGCCGATAAAATTGTCGGTCACCCTCCGTGCCAGTTCAAAGTTGTTGGTGGTGTGGGTGATGTTGTCTCTGACAAAATCTATGGTATCGTTTGTTCCGTAAAACAACCGGTCCGCATCTAAATGCAGATCAATATTGGAAGTATTGCCATTGGTGATGTGGAATGGCAACACAAGATGATCCACTTCCCTGTACAGACTATCAAGTCCGGTATGGTACACAAATGAATAATCGAAGTTGCCGTTGTTCAACGTGTCGGTTTTGCCTTCGATGAGAATAAACCGGTATTTGCTTGACCAGGTCCAATAGGTATTATTAAAAATACTGAGCGGATGTCCAGCGGGGTATACCGAAGGGTCGGCAGCATTGAGGGTTGAGTCCACACCAAGGCCGAAGCGAATGGTCTGATAATGGCCGGGGGCTACGTCCAGTTTTATCACCAATGAACCGGGATCCTCCATATCAAGAAGCAGCACATCGGCCACCTGGACCTCACTCATATCATCTTTGACCAGGCGCAGATCCGATAGGTAAAACTTCAATACCTCCATCCGGAAACCGATACTGTCACGATTAATATAGCTGCTGTCCAGATGAAGGACGGCACCTGCATGCTCCGGTTTAAATGTAATGGTCAGCGTACCTGTTTGCGGCATATCGATATCTTCCGGCATCTCTTCCTTGCAACAAGCTACGGCAACGAAAGCAAGTATGACAGCAAAAAATATTCTACCCGTGTTTCTCATAGTGTAAAAAAGCAGGGGGCATGCGCCCCCTTATTGTTTATTGAATCGTAAAGACCTTGCTCACATTATCAGCGACCTTGGTAGC
The sequence above is a segment of the Flavobacteriales bacterium genome. Coding sequences within it:
- a CDS encoding c-type cytochrome yields the protein MEIVEMKKRISIALIIVVALLGRACKKDDLMRDDDLTIIKDEVTGTPYTILRPAGFPDIQFPPDNPTTVEGIALGRRLFYDPILSADSTLSCAGCHAQKYAFSDSGRQFSTGIDSIEGNRNASAIMNVIWSKDFFWEGRSKGLEEQALEPVPNPVEMHQMWLDAEKKLNAHPEYPDMFLDAFGTKVITSDLVVKAIAQFERIMISADSRYDKILRNEDFFTEEELRGREIYTTEKGDCFHCHPVTGGLFMDNIFHNNGLDSVFSDVGREAVTGLAKDRGKFKTPTLRNIEFTAPYMHDGRFKTLEEVIDFYSEGLVNSATIDPLMKNVHKGGVQLSPDEKADLIAFLKTLSDYGFLFNPELSEP
- a CDS encoding cytochrome-c peroxidase; this encodes MRTRVAVILVVVVGGLAGCAKDAGLEPAIDDTYHFSLPEGFSEVPVPADNPMTKSKVALGKRLFFEKILSKDSTVSCGTCHKQAIAFADDRQLSEGVDGGTGFRNAPTLANLAYSPFFFMDGGVPTLEIQVLAPIQGEVEMNLNMLEAVQRLQQHPEYPALFREVFGREPDAFGLSRALAAFERTLISGDSRVDQYHFQGDKNALTPSEIRGMDIFNSAPANCASCHSGFRFTNDQFENNGLYLTYVDTGRARITLKDSDVGRFRVPTLRNVALTPPYMHDGSLATLEDVVEHYVSGGQPHRNKSSLIQGFSLTTQQKKDLVNFLEALTDTRFINNFEYMP